The following are encoded together in the Micromonospora lupini genome:
- a CDS encoding DUF4397 domain-containing protein, with protein MQLSYFRRVAAGGAVAALAFAGVAAFTATPAYAATSKVSVVHGIPDTPVDVYVNGKKTLDNFKPGDVAGPLNLAEGEYDIALTKPGEPVGSAILKVDNAKVPGGANISIAAHLDAAGKPKITPFVNDVSKVDAGKARLIVRHTAAAPAVDVRAGGTPVFKGLTNPKEAKGDVDAGTVKADVVLAGTDTVAIGPADLNLKEGTATIVYAIGSAEGKSLDVVAQTITGLHSAPGGVPSGDGGQAGTGVQTWWYALTGAGVLLLLGGGVRMATARTGRK; from the coding sequence GTCGCCGCGTTCACCGCCACCCCCGCGTACGCCGCCACCTCGAAGGTCTCGGTCGTGCACGGCATCCCGGACACCCCTGTCGACGTCTACGTCAACGGCAAGAAGACGCTCGACAACTTCAAGCCCGGTGACGTGGCCGGCCCGCTGAACCTGGCCGAGGGCGAGTACGACATCGCCCTCACCAAGCCGGGCGAGCCGGTCGGCAGCGCGATCCTCAAGGTCGACAACGCCAAGGTGCCGGGCGGGGCGAACATCAGCATCGCTGCGCACCTCGACGCCGCCGGCAAGCCGAAGATCACGCCGTTCGTGAACGACGTCTCGAAGGTCGACGCCGGCAAGGCCCGGCTGATCGTGCGGCACACCGCTGCCGCCCCGGCGGTCGACGTGCGTGCCGGTGGCACCCCTGTCTTCAAGGGCCTGACGAACCCCAAGGAGGCCAAGGGCGACGTCGACGCCGGCACGGTGAAGGCGGACGTGGTGCTTGCCGGCACCGACACCGTGGCCATCGGCCCGGCCGACCTCAACCTCAAGGAGGGCACCGCGACGATCGTCTACGCGATCGGCTCCGCCGAGGGCAAGTCCCTCGACGTGGTGGCCCAGACGATCACCGGTCTGCACTCCGCCCCGGGCGGCGTGCCGAGCGGTGACGGTGGCCAGGCAGGCACCGGCGTGCAGACCTGGTGGTACGCGCTGACCGGTGCCGGCGTACTCCTGCTGCTCGGTGGTGGGGTGCGGATGGCGACCGCGCGGACCGGTCGCAAGTGA
- a CDS encoding class F sortase, whose amino-acid sequence MTVRNRGALAALAAGVAALTVATLVACNSQPAENVGVEEASTLAASATPSAVGGDPSVPVTAGELPAGVRIVPPVRLVIPEIDVTATVNAVGINERTNEFEVPPSVDEIGWYRYGPGLETGAGSVVIAGHVDSAKQGRGAFFRLRELDQGDTLTATGSDGKARKYRVVAREEYAKTKIPLERYFARDGKPRLTLITCGGPFDAKARKYRDNIVVTAVPA is encoded by the coding sequence GTGACGGTGCGCAACCGCGGCGCGCTGGCGGCCCTGGCCGCCGGCGTTGCCGCGCTCACCGTCGCCACCCTGGTGGCGTGCAACTCCCAGCCGGCGGAGAACGTCGGCGTCGAGGAGGCGAGCACGCTGGCCGCCAGCGCGACCCCCTCGGCCGTCGGGGGTGACCCCTCGGTGCCGGTGACCGCCGGTGAGCTGCCCGCCGGCGTCCGGATCGTCCCTCCGGTCCGGCTGGTGATCCCCGAGATCGACGTCACCGCCACGGTGAACGCGGTAGGCATCAACGAGCGGACCAACGAGTTCGAGGTGCCGCCGAGCGTCGACGAGATCGGCTGGTACCGCTACGGCCCCGGCCTGGAGACGGGCGCCGGATCGGTGGTCATCGCCGGTCACGTGGACAGCGCCAAGCAGGGCAGGGGTGCGTTCTTCCGGCTTCGCGAGCTGGACCAGGGCGACACCCTGACCGCGACCGGCAGCGACGGCAAGGCACGGAAGTACCGGGTGGTCGCCCGGGAGGAGTACGCCAAGACCAAGATCCCGCTGGAGCGGTACTTCGCCCGCGACGGCAAGCCGCGACTGACTCTGATCACCTGCGGCGGGCCGTTCGACGCCAAGGCCCGCAAGTACCGCGACAACATCGTCGTCACGGCGGTGCCCGCCTGA
- a CDS encoding cysteine desulfurase family protein: MAYLDHAATTPMLDEALEAYVATAREVGNASSLHAAGRRARRRVEESRERVAAVLGARPSEVIFTGGGTESDNLAVKGIFWARRGAGPDRRRVISSAVEHHAVLDSVDWLVEHESAEVGWLPVDSAGRLDPEDLRAELTAHADRVAVVTAMWANNEVGTVQPVAELAAVAAEHGVPFHTDAIQAVGQVPVDFAASGAAALTVTGHKLGGPTGVGALLLGRDVAAVPLLHGGGQERDVRSGTLDTAGIVAFAVAVESAVKGQQEYAARVAALRDDLIERVRRAVPEVIYNGDPTDRLPGNAHFSFPGCEGDALLLLLDAQGIACSTGSACSAGVAQPSHVLLAMGADDDRARSSLRFTLGHTSSQADVDALVAALPAAVERARRAAAPRTPR, from the coding sequence ATGGCTTACCTGGATCACGCGGCGACGACTCCGATGCTCGATGAGGCACTGGAGGCGTACGTCGCTACCGCCCGCGAGGTCGGCAACGCGTCCTCCCTGCACGCGGCTGGTCGTCGTGCCCGTCGTCGGGTCGAGGAGTCGCGCGAGCGGGTGGCCGCGGTGCTGGGCGCCCGGCCGTCCGAGGTGATTTTCACCGGTGGGGGCACGGAGAGCGACAACCTCGCGGTCAAGGGCATCTTCTGGGCCCGCCGGGGCGCCGGCCCCGACCGCCGACGGGTCATCTCCAGCGCCGTCGAGCACCACGCCGTGCTGGACTCGGTCGACTGGCTGGTCGAGCACGAGAGCGCCGAGGTCGGCTGGCTGCCGGTGGACTCCGCGGGCCGTCTCGACCCGGAGGACCTGCGTGCCGAGCTGACCGCGCACGCCGACCGGGTGGCAGTGGTCACCGCGATGTGGGCCAACAACGAGGTCGGCACCGTGCAGCCGGTGGCCGAGCTGGCCGCCGTCGCCGCCGAGCACGGCGTGCCCTTCCACACCGACGCCATCCAGGCCGTCGGGCAGGTGCCCGTCGACTTCGCCGCCAGCGGGGCCGCCGCGCTCACCGTCACCGGGCACAAGCTGGGCGGTCCTACCGGGGTGGGCGCGCTGCTGCTCGGCCGGGACGTCGCGGCCGTACCGCTGCTGCACGGTGGCGGCCAGGAACGCGACGTCCGTTCCGGCACGCTGGACACCGCAGGCATCGTCGCCTTCGCGGTCGCCGTCGAGTCGGCGGTGAAGGGCCAGCAGGAGTACGCGGCCCGGGTGGCCGCGCTCCGCGACGACCTGATCGAGCGGGTCCGCCGGGCGGTGCCCGAGGTGATCTACAACGGTGATCCGACCGACCGGCTGCCCGGCAACGCGCACTTCTCCTTCCCGGGCTGCGAGGGCGACGCCCTGCTGCTCCTGCTGGACGCCCAGGGCATCGCCTGCTCGACGGGTTCGGCCTGCTCCGCGGGGGTGGCCCAGCCCTCGCACGTGCTGCTGGCGATGGGCGCCGACGACGACCGCGCCCGTTCCTCGCTGCGTTTCACCCTCGGCCACACCAGCAGCCAGGCCGACGTGGACGCCCTCGTCGCGGCCCTACCGGCAGCCGTGGAACGCGCCCGCCGCGCAGCGGCCCCCCGCACCCCCCGCTAA
- the mnmA gene encoding tRNA 2-thiouridine(34) synthase MnmA — MRVLAAMSGGVDSAVAAARAVAAGHDVTGVHLALARNPQTYRTGARGCCTLEDSRDARRAADVIGIPFYVWDMADRFHEDVVDDFVAEYAAGRTPNPCLRCNEKIKFAAVLDRAVALGFDAVVTGHHARLGPDGLLRRSVDMAKDQSYVLAVLTREQLDRSMFPLGDSTKAHVRAEAAERGLAVADKPDSHDICFIADGDTRGFLAGRLGEAPGDVVDASTGAVVGSHTGAYAYTVGQRRGLHLDRPAPDGRPRYVLSITPKTNTVTVGPAEALEVSRVRATRPVWTGSPRPTAPVECEVQLRAHGDVVPATVDLDGDTLHAELRRPVRGVAAGQAVVAYRPDPAGDIVLGSATITG, encoded by the coding sequence GTGAGGGTTCTGGCGGCGATGTCGGGCGGGGTGGACTCGGCCGTGGCGGCGGCGCGGGCGGTGGCGGCGGGGCACGACGTGACAGGCGTGCACCTGGCGCTGGCACGCAACCCGCAGACGTACCGGACCGGGGCGCGCGGCTGCTGCACCCTGGAGGACTCCCGGGACGCCCGCCGGGCCGCCGACGTGATCGGCATTCCGTTCTACGTGTGGGACATGGCCGACCGCTTCCACGAGGACGTGGTCGACGACTTCGTGGCCGAGTACGCCGCTGGTCGTACCCCTAACCCCTGCCTGCGCTGCAACGAGAAGATCAAGTTCGCGGCGGTGCTGGACCGGGCGGTGGCCCTGGGCTTCGACGCGGTGGTCACCGGCCACCACGCCCGCCTCGGCCCGGACGGGCTGCTGCGCCGCAGTGTCGACATGGCCAAGGACCAGTCGTACGTGCTGGCGGTCCTCACCCGCGAGCAGCTCGACCGGTCGATGTTCCCGCTCGGCGACTCGACGAAGGCGCACGTCCGCGCGGAGGCCGCCGAGCGCGGCCTGGCGGTGGCCGACAAGCCTGACTCGCACGACATCTGCTTCATCGCCGACGGGGACACCCGTGGCTTCCTCGCCGGCCGGCTCGGCGAGGCGCCCGGCGACGTCGTCGACGCGAGCACCGGCGCGGTGGTCGGCAGTCACACAGGCGCGTACGCGTACACGGTGGGTCAGCGTCGCGGTCTGCACCTGGACCGACCCGCGCCCGACGGTCGGCCACGCTACGTGCTCTCCATCACGCCGAAGACCAACACGGTGACTGTCGGCCCGGCCGAGGCGCTGGAGGTGTCGAGGGTGCGGGCCACCCGCCCGGTGTGGACCGGTAGCCCCCGACCGACCGCGCCTGTCGAGTGCGAGGTGCAGTTGCGCGCGCACGGTGACGTGGTACCAGCGACCGTCGACCTCGACGGCGACACGCTGCACGCCGAGCTGCGTCGGCCGGTCCGCGGTGTCGCCGCCGGTCAGGCCGTGGTCGCGTACCGTCCGGACCCGGCCGGCGACATCGTCCTCGGCTCCGCGACCATCACCGGCTGA
- a CDS encoding methionine synthase encodes MTDQAWPWPAGAATGIGSLPGTDIAEAQRVVLGELPELPHLPELPGRGPGADLIGRSAGLLVELPVELYAGRWRVAPRSGRDLRRARDLMERDLDQLAEQAEGYAGPIKVQAGGPLTLAASLELPIGGRLLRDPGAVRDLTGSLAEGLRGHVAAVARRLPGASVLLQLDEPSLPTVLAGRVPTESGLGAYRAVDSADAAALLRTVVDAVGVPTVVHCCAPQVPLELIRSTGAVAVALDLDLVTELDPLGEAIDAGLGLLAGAAPTRPPSAGGAPTSAQIADRVRQIWDRLGFPRRQLAEQVVVTPACGLAGATPQYARAVLAACRDAGRRFTEE; translated from the coding sequence GTGACAGATCAGGCGTGGCCCTGGCCGGCCGGCGCGGCGACCGGTATCGGCTCGCTGCCCGGCACCGACATCGCCGAGGCCCAGCGGGTGGTCCTCGGTGAGCTTCCCGAGCTGCCGCACCTGCCCGAGCTGCCGGGGCGCGGCCCCGGAGCCGACCTGATCGGCCGGAGCGCCGGGCTGCTTGTCGAGCTGCCCGTCGAGCTGTACGCCGGGCGGTGGCGGGTCGCGCCCCGGTCCGGCCGTGACCTGCGCCGGGCCCGCGACCTGATGGAACGCGACCTGGACCAGCTCGCCGAGCAGGCGGAGGGGTACGCCGGCCCGATCAAGGTGCAGGCCGGCGGCCCACTCACCCTGGCCGCCTCCCTGGAGCTGCCGATCGGCGGCCGACTGCTGCGTGACCCCGGCGCCGTCCGCGACCTCACCGGCTCCCTCGCCGAAGGGCTGCGCGGGCACGTCGCGGCGGTCGCCCGGCGGCTACCGGGGGCGTCGGTGCTGCTGCAACTGGACGAGCCGTCGCTGCCGACCGTGCTGGCCGGGAGGGTGCCCACCGAGAGCGGGCTGGGCGCGTACCGGGCGGTGGATTCGGCCGACGCGGCCGCCCTGCTGCGCACTGTCGTCGACGCGGTGGGCGTACCCACCGTGGTGCACTGCTGCGCCCCGCAGGTGCCGCTGGAGCTGATCCGCTCCACCGGCGCCGTCGCGGTCGCCCTCGACCTCGACCTGGTCACCGAGCTGGACCCGCTGGGCGAAGCCATCGACGCGGGCCTCGGGCTGCTGGCCGGCGCCGCGCCGACCCGGCCGCCGTCGGCCGGTGGCGCACCGACCTCCGCGCAGATCGCCGACCGGGTACGCCAGATCTGGGACCGCCTCGGCTTTCCCCGCCGCCAGCTCGCCGAGCAGGTGGTCGTCACCCCGGCCTGCGGCCTGGCCGGCGCCACCCCGCAGTACGCCCGGGCGGTGCTCGCGGCGTGCCGGGACGCCGGCCGCCGGTTCACCGAGGAGTGA
- a CDS encoding VOC family protein: MIGQLRSVVIDCPDPRALAAFYSELLDIPLVEGEGEGDDEWVVLGGPPGHQPRLAFQRALNLRPPAWPDPERPQQFHLDVTVDDIESAEKAALALGARRLPGEGEGFRVYADPAGHPFCLCWD; encoded by the coding sequence ATGATTGGACAGCTACGTTCAGTGGTGATCGACTGCCCCGACCCGCGGGCGTTGGCGGCGTTCTACTCCGAGCTGCTCGACATCCCCCTGGTCGAGGGCGAGGGCGAGGGCGACGACGAGTGGGTGGTGCTTGGCGGCCCGCCCGGTCACCAGCCCCGGCTGGCGTTCCAGCGGGCGCTCAACCTGCGGCCGCCGGCCTGGCCCGACCCGGAGCGCCCGCAGCAGTTCCACCTGGATGTGACTGTGGACGACATCGAGAGCGCGGAGAAGGCGGCGCTGGCGCTCGGTGCTCGGCGGCTGCCCGGCGAGGGCGAGGGCTTCCGGGTCTACGCCGATCCGGCCGGCCATCCGTTCTGCCTCTGCTGGGACTGA
- a CDS encoding ADP-ribosylglycohydrolase family protein, with the protein MAAVIHSSPLRASGSLFGLAYGDALGKPTEFLTVAEIQRRYGSTGPRELAGEPALVTDDTQMALAVGWALHEAPSLTPEMVEPLLRRRFLAWAVSPDNNRAPGMTCLRACADLGRGLPWQEATVADSKGCGANMRVTPVGLLDTDLDTLAGLAQLQAGLTHGHPTGLAASELTAYAAFALRAGATLPELPALLAERALAQRLIYRERWLGDLWQRAGSSSPADFIAAGWDECLAALRRLTIALGEPDDGGDPCRATGEGWVAEEALATALFCAVRHADDPVAALARGATTAGDSDSIAALAGAFVGAATGMAAWPPEWAHRIEYADQLATLGAAWD; encoded by the coding sequence ATGGCCGCCGTGATCCACTCCTCCCCGCTGCGCGCATCCGGTTCGCTCTTCGGCCTCGCCTACGGCGACGCCCTGGGCAAGCCCACCGAGTTCCTGACCGTCGCCGAGATCCAGCGCCGCTACGGCTCGACCGGCCCGCGTGAGCTGGCCGGCGAGCCGGCGCTGGTCACCGACGACACCCAGATGGCGCTGGCGGTGGGTTGGGCGCTGCACGAGGCGCCGTCGCTGACACCGGAGATGGTGGAGCCGCTGCTGCGGCGGCGCTTCCTGGCCTGGGCGGTCAGCCCGGACAACAACCGCGCCCCCGGGATGACCTGCCTGCGCGCCTGCGCCGACCTGGGCCGAGGGCTGCCCTGGCAGGAGGCGACTGTCGCCGACTCGAAGGGCTGCGGCGCCAACATGCGCGTGACGCCTGTGGGGTTGCTCGACACCGACCTCGACACGCTGGCCGGGCTGGCCCAGTTGCAGGCCGGACTGACCCACGGCCACCCGACCGGGTTGGCGGCCAGCGAGCTCACCGCGTACGCGGCCTTCGCGCTGCGCGCGGGCGCCACACTGCCTGAGCTACCCGCCTTGCTCGCCGAGCGGGCGCTCGCCCAGCGCCTGATCTACCGGGAGCGGTGGCTGGGTGATCTCTGGCAGCGCGCCGGCTCCTCGTCTCCAGCCGACTTCATCGCCGCAGGCTGGGACGAGTGCCTGGCCGCGCTGCGCCGACTGACCATCGCTCTCGGCGAGCCGGACGACGGCGGCGACCCGTGCCGGGCCACCGGTGAGGGCTGGGTGGCCGAGGAGGCGCTGGCCACGGCGCTGTTCTGCGCCGTACGTCATGCCGACGACCCGGTCGCGGCCCTGGCCCGGGGCGCGACCACCGCCGGCGACTCCGACTCGATCGCCGCCCTGGCCGGCGCCTTCGTGGGCGCGGCCACCGGGATGGCCGCCTGGCCGCCCGAATGGGCCCACCGCATCGAGTACGCCGACCAGCTCGCCACCCTCGGCGCGGCCTGGGACTGA
- a CDS encoding type II toxin-antitoxin system PemK/MazF family toxin codes for MRRSPDEAAPGRTDAEVAMTEALLWAAAILLTVAAGWAWNSWRHRANSRRSADRPARGAPTRTGGRRPAPPRPRGTDRPTTAPRSRDTDRATATPTAGEIWWADVPYADGSGSKVRPCLVLRADSRGADVLKITSQDKSDRDDHVRIPTRDWDPDAEHDSYLSLTEPTRISSADFADRAGRCDADLWRKVRNLRHLPTS; via the coding sequence GTGCGACGATCGCCGGACGAGGCGGCCCCGGGCCGCACTGACGCGGAGGTGGCGATGACCGAGGCGTTGCTCTGGGCGGCGGCGATCCTGCTGACGGTTGCCGCCGGCTGGGCATGGAACAGCTGGCGGCACCGGGCGAACAGCCGACGCTCGGCCGACCGACCGGCTCGCGGGGCCCCGACCCGCACGGGTGGTCGCCGTCCCGCGCCGCCGAGGCCACGCGGCACCGATCGACCGACCACCGCGCCGCGCTCCCGCGACACCGATCGCGCGACCGCCACGCCGACGGCAGGCGAGATCTGGTGGGCCGACGTGCCGTACGCCGACGGCAGCGGCTCGAAGGTCCGGCCCTGCCTGGTGCTGCGCGCCGACTCCCGGGGCGCCGACGTCCTGAAGATCACCAGCCAGGACAAGAGCGACCGGGACGACCACGTCCGGATCCCCACCCGAGACTGGGATCCCGACGCCGAGCACGACAGCTACCTGAGCCTGACCGAGCCGACTCGGATCAGCTCGGCCGACTTCGCCGACCGCGCCGGCCGCTGCGACGCCGACCTGTGGCGAAAGGTCCGCAACCTGCGCCACCTCCCCACCAGCTGA
- the ligA gene encoding NAD-dependent DNA ligase LigA, which yields MSEEQIGQQVSPAQEAAAGAEPTPQARERHATLSRELTEHQYRYYVLDSPIITDAEFDKQLRELEALEEEFPALRTPDSPTQRVGGTFSTDFTPVTHAERMLSLDNAFADEELAAWAERVERDAGGPAPYLCELKVDGLAINLTYEAGRLVRAATRGDGRTGEDVTANVRSIRDVPGQLAPSAEFPTVPELLEVRGEIYFPVAAFADLNASLVEQGRAPFANPRNAAAGSLRQKDPRVTASRPLRLVVHGIGARRGFQPTAQSESYAALKAWGLPTSDRWRVVPDLAGVAEYIAYYAEHRHDVEHEIDGVVVKVDPVSIQGRLGSTSRAPRWAIAFKYPPEEVTTKLLDIDVNVGRTGRVTPFAVLEPVRVAGSTVALATLHNAREVERKGVLIGDTVVLRKAGDVIPEVLGPVVDLRPADARPFVMPTTCPACGTPLAPSKEGDVDIRCPNTRSCPAQLRERVFHLAGRGAFDIEVLGYKGAAALLDAEIIADEGDLFQLDADQLSRSPFFVNKDGTLGSNAVKLLDNLAVARERDLWRVLVALSIRHVGPTAAQALARHFRSMEAIDAASEEELSSVDGVGPTIAASIREWFAVDWHREVVRKWAEAGVRMAEEAVDEGPRPLEGLTVVVTGTLAGFSRDQAAEAVQTRGGKVSGSVSKKTSFVVVGDNPGSKADKAASLKVPVLDEDGFRVLLDAGPDAAREVARVEG from the coding sequence GTGTCCGAGGAGCAGATCGGTCAACAGGTCAGCCCGGCTCAGGAGGCGGCGGCCGGCGCGGAGCCGACGCCGCAGGCGCGGGAGCGGCACGCCACCCTCAGCCGTGAGCTGACCGAGCATCAATACCGCTACTACGTGCTGGACTCGCCGATCATCACCGACGCCGAGTTCGACAAGCAGTTGCGCGAGTTGGAGGCGTTGGAGGAGGAGTTCCCGGCGCTGCGAACGCCGGATTCGCCGACCCAGCGGGTGGGTGGCACCTTCTCCACCGACTTCACCCCGGTCACGCACGCGGAGCGGATGCTCTCGCTCGACAACGCCTTCGCCGACGAGGAGCTGGCAGCCTGGGCCGAGCGGGTCGAGCGGGACGCGGGCGGGCCGGCGCCCTACCTCTGCGAGTTGAAGGTCGACGGCCTGGCGATCAACCTGACCTACGAGGCCGGCCGGCTGGTTCGTGCGGCCACCCGTGGTGACGGCCGCACCGGCGAGGACGTCACCGCCAACGTGCGCAGCATTCGGGACGTGCCCGGGCAGCTCGCGCCGTCCGCCGAGTTCCCGACGGTGCCCGAGCTGCTGGAGGTCCGGGGCGAGATCTACTTCCCGGTGGCCGCATTCGCCGACCTCAACGCGAGCCTGGTCGAGCAGGGGCGGGCGCCGTTCGCCAACCCACGCAACGCCGCCGCCGGCAGCCTCCGGCAGAAGGACCCCCGGGTCACCGCCTCCCGACCGCTGCGCCTCGTCGTGCACGGCATCGGCGCCCGCCGAGGGTTCCAGCCGACGGCGCAGTCGGAGTCGTACGCGGCGCTGAAGGCGTGGGGGCTGCCGACGAGCGACAGGTGGCGGGTCGTCCCGGACCTGGCCGGCGTGGCGGAGTACATCGCCTACTACGCCGAGCACCGGCACGACGTCGAGCATGAGATCGACGGTGTGGTGGTCAAGGTCGACCCGGTCTCCATCCAGGGTCGCCTGGGCTCCACCAGCCGTGCCCCACGTTGGGCGATCGCCTTCAAGTACCCGCCGGAGGAGGTCACCACCAAGCTGCTCGACATCGACGTCAACGTGGGGCGTACGGGTCGGGTCACGCCGTTCGCCGTCCTCGAACCGGTGCGGGTGGCCGGCTCCACAGTCGCGCTCGCCACTTTGCACAACGCCCGCGAGGTCGAGCGCAAGGGCGTGTTGATCGGCGACACGGTGGTGCTGCGCAAGGCCGGCGACGTGATTCCCGAGGTGCTCGGCCCGGTGGTCGACCTGCGGCCCGCCGACGCCCGCCCGTTCGTCATGCCGACCACCTGCCCGGCCTGCGGCACCCCGCTCGCGCCCTCGAAGGAGGGCGATGTCGACATCCGGTGCCCCAACACCCGCAGTTGCCCCGCCCAGCTCCGCGAGCGGGTGTTCCACCTCGCCGGTCGTGGCGCGTTCGACATCGAGGTGCTGGGCTACAAGGGCGCGGCGGCACTGCTGGACGCGGAGATCATCGCCGACGAGGGTGATCTCTTCCAGCTCGATGCCGACCAGCTGTCCCGGTCGCCGTTCTTCGTCAACAAGGACGGCACCCTCGGCAGCAACGCGGTAAAGCTCCTCGACAATCTGGCCGTCGCCCGGGAACGTGACCTGTGGCGGGTGCTTGTGGCGCTCTCCATCCGGCACGTCGGCCCCACCGCCGCGCAGGCGTTGGCCCGGCACTTCCGCTCGATGGAGGCGATCGACGCCGCGAGCGAGGAGGAGCTGTCCTCGGTCGACGGGGTCGGGCCGACAATCGCGGCGAGCATCCGCGAGTGGTTCGCCGTCGACTGGCACCGCGAGGTGGTCCGCAAGTGGGCCGAGGCGGGCGTACGGATGGCCGAGGAGGCCGTGGACGAGGGCCCGCGCCCGCTGGAGGGGTTGACAGTCGTGGTGACCGGCACCCTCGCCGGCTTCTCCCGGGACCAGGCCGCCGAGGCCGTGCAGACCAGGGGCGGCAAGGTCAGCGGGTCGGTCTCCAAGAAGACGAGCTTCGTCGTCGTGGGGGACAATCCGGGGTCCAAGGCCGACAAGGCGGCCAGCCTCAAGGTGCCGGTGCTCGACGAGGACGGGTTCCGGGTGTTGTTGGACGCGGGTCCGGACGCCGCACGGGAGGTCGCCCGGGTGGAGGGCTGA